One Orcinus orca chromosome 7, mOrcOrc1.1, whole genome shotgun sequence genomic window carries:
- the LOC101281068 gene encoding signal peptidase complex catalytic subunit SEC11C-like produces MLMIWKGLIVLTGSESPIMVVLSGGMEPAFHSGNLLFLTNFREDLVRDGEIVVFKVEGQDIPTVHRVIKVHKKDNGDIKFLTKGGNNEVDNRGLYKEGQNWLEKKDVVGRARGFLPYVGMLTIIMNNSQNSSMLFWL; encoded by the coding sequence ATGCTCATGATCTGGAAAGGCCTGATCGTCCTCACTGGCAGCGAGAGTCCCATCATGGTGGTGCTGAGTGGCGGCATGGAGCCAGCCTTCCACAGCGGCAACCTTCTGTTCCTGACAAATTTCCGGGAAGACCTGGTTAGAGATGGTGAAATCGTTGTTTTTAAAGTAGAAGGACAAGACATTCCAACAGTGCACAGAGTAATCAAAGTTCATAAAAAAGATAATGGAGACATCAAATTTCTGACTAAAGGAGGTAATAATGAAGTTGACAATAGAGGCTTGTACAAAGAAGGCCAGAACTGGCTGGAAAAGAAGGATGTGGTGGGGAGAGCCAGAGGGTTTTTACCATATGTTGGTATGCTCACCATTATAATGAACAACTCCCAAAATTCAAGTATGCTCTTTTGGCTGTAA